The Sphingomonas sanxanigenens DSM 19645 = NX02 genome includes a region encoding these proteins:
- a CDS encoding epimerase, protein MPHLLILGLGYTATRIAAAAEARGWTVTGTSRDGRAGTLPFDAAASAIGRATHILSSIPPAGDEDPVLVAYRHALVRSGAWLGYLSSTGVYGDSGGAWVDESAPVGRGRRSARAAADAEWLALGARVFRLPGIYGPGRSALDRVAAGRAHRIDLPDQVFSRVHVDDIVSGVIAGFEAPPGAYNLADDHPCSQNAVIEAACDLLGLRWPALQTLDEAGLSPMARGFYAENRRVANGKAKRVLGWAPRFADYAAGLRALSATTSPASVSTQPSPD, encoded by the coding sequence ATGCCCCATCTGCTGATCCTCGGCCTCGGCTATACCGCCACGCGGATCGCGGCGGCCGCCGAGGCGCGGGGTTGGACCGTCACCGGCACCAGCCGTGACGGCCGCGCGGGGACCTTGCCATTCGATGCGGCCGCCTCCGCGATCGGCCGGGCGACGCATATCCTGTCCTCGATCCCGCCGGCGGGGGATGAGGATCCCGTCCTCGTCGCCTACCGCCATGCGCTCGTGCGCAGCGGCGCGTGGCTCGGCTATCTTTCCTCCACCGGCGTCTATGGCGACAGCGGCGGGGCGTGGGTGGACGAAAGCGCGCCGGTGGGGCGCGGACGACGATCGGCGCGGGCGGCGGCGGATGCCGAATGGCTCGCGCTCGGCGCGCGCGTATTCCGCCTGCCCGGCATCTATGGGCCCGGCCGTTCGGCGCTCGATCGGGTCGCGGCGGGCCGGGCGCATCGCATCGACCTGCCCGATCAGGTCTTCAGCCGGGTCCATGTCGATGACATCGTCAGCGGCGTGATCGCGGGGTTCGAAGCACCGCCCGGCGCCTACAACCTGGCCGACGACCATCCCTGCAGCCAGAATGCCGTGATCGAGGCGGCATGCGACCTGCTCGGCCTGCGCTGGCCGGCGCTGCAGACGCTGGACGAAGCCGGGCTCTCGCCTATGGCGCGCGGCTTCTATGCCGAGAACCGGCGCGTCGCCAACGGCAAGGCGAAACGCGTGCTCGGCTGGGCGCCGCGCTTTGCCGACTATGCGGCTGGGCTGCGCGCCCTCAGCGCGACGACCAGCCCGGCGAGCGTCAGCACGCAGCCGAGCCCCGACTGA
- a CDS encoding M28 family metallopeptidase gives MTKLTLFPLALALAAPAFAQDAYQPSQASLKAHVDFLASDAMRGREAGSPEYDIAAQYVATRFAELGLKPAGDDGSYIQKVPLVSAQSTGHGAIAVTRGGQQTALVFGEDYLPGQSLKAPRLSLNAPLVFVGFGVVAPAFKRDDYAGLDVKGKIVVLLSGAPKAIPGEERAHYGNGTTKAIEAEKHGAIGVITLETPTRAKVLPFARAAKTWDDKRMVWRQPDGSGFSAAPNAPGLAYVSLAGAEKLLAGIKGGAAAVMAAAETPQGRVKGAALGSTASVQLETAIKPAESSNVAGMIEGSDPALKSEVVVLSGHLDHVGICPEVKGDTICNGAMDNAVGIASMLEVARGFVQGGEKPRRSVLFLAVTAEEKGLVGADYFARHPTVAKDRLVADVNLDMPIITYAFEDVVAFGADHSSIGATVAKAAAPLGIGVSPDPAPDQAIFTRSDHYRFVQQGVPSVFIVTGSKGPGGEANAAFLKNNYHQPSDQPDLPFDWGAGARFVSLNLAIARELANAPERPRWNKGDFFGTLYNGFGAR, from the coding sequence CAGCCCCGAATATGACATCGCCGCGCAATATGTCGCGACCCGCTTCGCCGAGCTTGGGCTGAAGCCCGCCGGCGACGATGGCAGCTATATCCAGAAGGTGCCGTTGGTCTCGGCGCAGTCGACAGGCCATGGCGCGATCGCCGTCACCCGCGGCGGCCAGCAGACCGCGCTCGTCTTCGGCGAGGATTATCTGCCCGGCCAGTCGCTCAAGGCGCCGCGGCTGAGCCTGAACGCGCCGCTGGTGTTCGTCGGCTTCGGCGTGGTCGCGCCCGCATTCAAACGCGACGATTATGCCGGGCTGGACGTGAAGGGGAAGATCGTGGTGCTGCTGTCGGGCGCGCCCAAGGCGATCCCCGGCGAGGAACGCGCGCATTACGGCAACGGCACGACCAAGGCGATCGAGGCCGAGAAGCATGGCGCGATCGGCGTGATCACGCTGGAGACGCCGACCCGCGCCAAGGTGCTGCCGTTCGCGCGCGCCGCCAAGACGTGGGACGACAAGCGTATGGTGTGGCGCCAGCCCGACGGCAGCGGCTTCAGCGCCGCGCCCAACGCGCCGGGGCTCGCCTATGTCAGCCTCGCCGGCGCCGAGAAGCTGCTCGCCGGGATCAAGGGCGGTGCGGCGGCGGTGATGGCCGCGGCAGAGACGCCGCAGGGCCGCGTCAAGGGCGCCGCGCTCGGCAGCACCGCCAGCGTCCAGCTCGAAACCGCGATCAAGCCGGCGGAAAGCAGCAATGTCGCCGGGATGATCGAGGGCTCCGATCCCGCGCTCAAGTCCGAGGTCGTCGTGCTGTCCGGCCATCTCGACCATGTCGGCATCTGCCCCGAAGTGAAGGGCGACACGATCTGCAACGGTGCGATGGACAATGCCGTCGGCATCGCCTCGATGCTCGAGGTCGCGCGCGGCTTCGTCCAGGGCGGCGAAAAACCGCGCCGCTCGGTGCTGTTTCTCGCGGTCACCGCCGAGGAGAAGGGGCTGGTCGGCGCCGACTATTTCGCGCGGCACCCCACCGTGGCGAAGGACCGGCTGGTGGCGGACGTCAATCTCGACATGCCGATCATCACCTATGCGTTCGAGGACGTCGTCGCGTTCGGCGCCGATCACTCGTCGATCGGCGCGACCGTCGCCAAGGCGGCGGCGCCACTCGGTATCGGCGTGTCGCCCGATCCGGCGCCCGACCAGGCGATCTTCACCCGATCGGACCATTACCGCTTCGTCCAGCAGGGCGTGCCCTCGGTGTTCATCGTCACCGGCAGCAAGGGCCCGGGCGGTGAAGCCAATGCGGCCTTCCTGAAGAACAATTATCACCAGCCGAGCGACCAGCCCGACCTGCCGTTCGACTGGGGTGCCGGCGCGCGCTTCGTATCGCTCAACCTCGCCATCGCCCGCGAACTGGCCAATGCGCCGGAACGGCCGCGCTGGAACAAGGGCGACTTCTTCGGCACGCTCTACAACGGCTTCGGCGCACGCTGA